From Argopecten irradians isolate NY chromosome 2, Ai_NY, whole genome shotgun sequence, the proteins below share one genomic window:
- the LOC138315567 gene encoding proline-rich transmembrane protein 1-like isoform X1: protein MDQHGVPPPSYDQTFPTEKQPDGYDQPPNPGQPVPEQPVLQHETPAVTEVVVSQADNVPIIPAQPYPQSYMAVSIFGCLFCIWPIGICAIIASRNVQSAIARGDITSAQSSSRKAKDINIINFIGGILLILTIVSIISDIRRYGF, encoded by the exons atgGATCAACATG GAGTACCACCACCGTCGTACGACCAGACGTTCCCTACTGAAAAGCAACCTGATG GGTACGATCAACCTCCAAATCCTGGTCAACCTGTCCCAGAACAGCcgg TGCTCCAACACGAGACTCCAGCAGTTACCGAAGTCGTTGTAAGTCAAGCTGACAACGTTCCAATCATCCCG GCACAACCATACCCACAATCCTACATGGCCGTCTCTATCTTTGGCTGTTTATTCTGTATCTGGCCTATTGGTATATGTGCTATAATAGCCTCAAGGAAT GTTCAAAGTGCCATTGCGCGCGGTGACATAACGTCTGCACAAAGCTCGTCACGGAAAGCAAAGgacatcaatataattaattttataggGGGGATCTTACTTATATTGACAATTGTTAGCATTATCTCGGACATAAGAAGATATGGATTTTaa
- the LOC138315568 gene encoding triple QxxK/R motif-containing protein-like → MGKKDTQANRGAPVDMYRKQIGKQDYKKSKSEVKKSKDRAGKLQSAMGIKDVVLMLTGFLLVIVAVYMILYVSLERPS, encoded by the exons ATGGGGAAGAAAGATACACAAGCCAATCGAGGTGCTCCGGTGGATATGTACAGGAAGCAAATAG gaAAACAAGATTACAAAAAAAGTAAGAGTGAAGTTAAGAAAAGTAAAGATAGGGCTGGAAAGCTCCAGTCTGCCATGGGCATCAAG GATGTGGTGCTTATGCTCACTGGATTTCTACTAGTCATTGTAGCTGTGTATATGATCCTTTATGTGAGCTTAGAGAGACCATCTTAG
- the LOC138315563 gene encoding transmembrane protein with metallophosphoesterase domain-like has protein sequence MTHFIRYIWAVSLGLTVAAITLYYFNKWVMSLTDYNLKGRIFRAEFIVFIQGVLGFLSYFVWRNIAHIFSVKKRTEKRFRSDTGARFWKFIVAIYFCLAHGSYVSNVYLVQTYPHLFSVISYFMLGFHVQVVTGLVLVTILNFFVKLVSDHTLRHRAAVFMALFYAISMSMYGFYNTRKLPTITHTEIPVKDLPGNLEGLSITLLSDIHLGPVNGRKEMVQIVKMVNDIESDMVVIVGDLIDGNLNDLRKAAAPIKNIESKHGTFFVTGNHEYYTMDVDTWFEYLKTIGVTVLHNTNVHLPKNTPASQQICLVGTDDIEASRIQYMDHGFQLDKAIKRCNQDQPVLLLAHQPKAAKMAFESKHRIDLVLSGHTHGGQMFPLIVGAYLSNPYYLGLYRHGRNSHIYVSQGTNFWGIPMRTFTSREIAVITLTKKA, from the exons ATGACACACTTCATTCGATACATTTGGGCTGTATCTTTAGGATTAACCGTAGCAGCAATCACATTATATTACTTCAACAAATGGGTGATGTCCTTGACAGATTATAATCTGAAAGGGCGAATATTTAGAGCggaattcattgtttttatccAAGGGGTTCTCGGTTTTCTGTCATATTTTGTATGGAGAAACATAGCACACATTTTTTCTGTTAAGAAAAGGACAGAAAAAAGATTTCGAAGCGACACAGGAGCACGATTTTGGAAATTTATAGttgctatatatttttgtttagcTCATGGAAGTTACGTATCTAATGTGTATCTTGTCCAGACCTATCCTCATTTGTTCAGTGTTATATCATATTTCATGCTAGGATTTCATGTTCAAGTGGTAACTGGTCTTGTATTAGTCacaattttaaactttttcgTAAAGCTAGTTTCGGATCACACACTACGACATAGAGCCGCAGTTTTCATGGCATTGTTTTATGCAATTAGTATGAGTATGTATGGCTTTTACAATACCAGAAAACTTCCCACAATAACTCATACAGAAATACCTGTGAAGGACCTTCCTGGAAATTTAGAAGGACTCTCAATTACACTTTTATCGGATATACATTTGGGACCAGTAAATGGTCGAAAGGAAATGGTGCAGATTGTAAAAATGGTGAATGATATTGAGTCTG ATATGGTAGTAATAGTAGGAGACCTTATTGATGGAAATCTAAATGATCTCAGGAAAGCAGCAGCTCCTATAAAGAATATAGAGTCCAAACATGGAACTTTCTTTGTAACAG GAAATCATGAATACTATACAATGGACGTAGATACCTGGTTTGAGTATTTAAAGACTATAGGTGTCACAGTACTCCACAACACCAATGTGCATCTTCCCAAAAACACCCCGGCCTCCCAACAAATCTGCCTAGTGGGGACAGATGACATTGAGGCTTCTCGAATACA GTACATGGACCATGGATTTCAGCTTGACAAAGCCATAAAGAGATGCAATCAAGACCAACCAGTATTATTATTGGCCCATCAACCCAAGGCAGCCAAAATGGCCTTTGAATCGAAGCACAGAATCGATCTTGTTTTATCAG GTCACACCCATGGAGGCCAGATGTTCCCCCTAATCGTAGGTGCCTACCTGTCCAATCCATACTACCTAGGCCTGTACCGCCACGGACGTAACAGTCACATCTACGTATCACAGGGCACCAACTTCTGGGGTATTCCTATGCGTACCTTTACATCGAgggagatagctgtgataacTCTTACAAAGAAAGCTTGA